AGCGCCGAGCAGATGATAGCGATTACTGACGATCAGCCGCCCGCTACGCCTGCGGCTTGGGCGTGGCCGCTTCTTCGTCGGTCACGGTCGGCACGACCCACACCTTGAGTTCGGTTTCGATCTCGTGACCGATGTGGACGTTCACCGTGTACAGGCCCAATTCCTTGAGCGGGCCCTTGAGGCGGATCTGATCGGCGGTGACGGTGAAGTCGTTCCGCTTGAGAGCGCCCACGATGTCGCTCGCGCCGACCGAGCCGTACAGGTGGCCTTCGTCGTTCGCGTTGGCCTCGATCGTGATGCTCTGCTGAGCCAGCAGATCGGCCAGTTGCCGCAGACCGGCCAGCCGGGCGTTCTGAATCTCTTGCAGGCGGGCCCGATGCTTCTCGACCATCCGCTTGTGGTGGTCGGTGGCGATCGTCGCCAGTCCCTGCGGCAGGAGATAGTTCTTGGCATAGCCCGGCTTCACCTCGACCACGTCGCCTTGCTTGCCGAGATGGTCCACAGCCTGAATCAACAGTAGCTCGATGCCGCCGTGCTGCCCGCGCGGCAAGCGGCCGCGTGTCTTCGGCTTCTTGGGCTTCGGGGCAGACTTGGCGTTGGGTGCGGCAGGAGCGGAAGCTTTAGCGGCCATTGGTCGATCTCACTCGCGAGTAAACGCTGTCAGGAAGCCATCAGGACTAGGGGCGAAAGGGACTCATCGTAGCTGATTTCGGGTCGTCAGGCCAGCGGGACAGGGGGCGAAAATCGCTGCACAACGGCGATTTTCTACCGATCTCGACCTTCGGTCCGCGCTTCGTCGCTTGGCCGTCCGGGGAGCTCATCCGGCCGCAGAACCAGCGTTACCGGCGGGCGTGGATCTGGCCAGCCGGTCGGCCGGTTTGGTTGGCCGGAATCGCGACGATTTCCGCTTCCGAACAGATCGCCGGGAATCCCGATGAGAAGCTCGATCAAGGCGGCCATATTCTCAAGTAGCGACATCGGCCATTCCTCTCGGAACGCACAACGATCGCAGCGGCAGCCTAGAACGGAATATCGTCGTTCTGCTTCGAGCCACCGCCGCCGCGCCCTTCGGACCCGCCGTAGACGTCGGCCGGGGGCCCGTATTCCGATTCATCGTATTGCGGGCCACCCCCGCCCCCGCCGCCACTGCGACCGGCGCTAGTTCCGCCGCGGCGTCCGCCACCGCCGCCACCTTCGCCACTACCGCGGCCGCCGAGCATTTGCATCCGTTCGCCGACCACGCGCAGCTTCGATCGCTTCTGCCCGTCGGTTTCCCAGGTATCGAGCTTCAGCCGGCCTTCGATCAGCACCGGCGAGCCCTTGGTCAGATATTCGCTGGCCACCTCCGCGGTGCGGGCCCACAAGGTGACGTCGACGAACGTGGTTTCTTCGATCCACTCGCCGTTGGCATTCTTGCGGCGATCGTTCACGGCCAGGCCGATTTCGGTGACGGGCGTATTCGTGGGCGTGTAGCGCAGCTCGGGATCGCGCGTCAGGTTCCCGACCAGGATCACACGGTTGAAGCTCGCCATCGGATCAAACCTCCGTATTGCAATCGTCGCGATCGCCTCTGGTCGGCGATCCTGCCACGCGAGTCATCCCGCGCTCGCGCGGATTACTCGGCGTTGCCCAAATCGGGCACTTCCAAATCATCGGTCTTGGCGGCCGCCGCAGGAGCGGGAGCGGGGCGACGGGCCTTGGCCGCGTCGGTCGCCGCTTGCGTGTGGGCCACCAGGGCATCGATGATGCGCGGATCGACCTTCAGCATCAGCTCGCGCAGGATGGTCTCGTTGATCTGGCAATCACGCCGCAGCGACTCGAGATGCTTACTGTCGAGACGGAAATACGTGAGCCAGTAGGTTCCCTTGCGCTGACCGTTGATGGGATAAGCCAGGCGGCGTTCTTCCCACAAACGGTTCGCCAGGATCGTGCCGTCGTATTTTTCCACCATGGCGGCGATCTGACCCGAGACGCCGGCCGGATCGCGGGCGTAACGGTTCGAGTCGAAGATGAAGAGCCCTTCGTATGCGTTCTCGGCCAAGGATATTCTCCTGAAACTTAAGGCAGTTTTTCGCGTTAAGCTGGCGCGCCAGCGGCACCCGCTTTTGTGTTTCGTGGTCGGTTATCGTCAAATCGCGCCGCGCCGGCCGGTAAGAACCCGCTTCGGTTTAATTGTACTGGTTCATGCACTCCTGGATGCCGCGGCGCACCCAAGTTTCGACCCCTTCGGCACCTCGCACGATCGCCTCGTCGATCACCGACTGATCCTGCTTGCTGAAACGGGCCAGGACATAGTCCGCGGCGTTCCATCCGGGAGGGGCCTCGTCGATGCCGATCCGCAGCCGCGGCACGTCTTCGGTGCCCAGCACGCGAATCACGTCGGCCAGCCCCTTCTGTCCTCCGGCCGACCCCTGCGGACGAAATCGCAATTTGCCCAGCGGCAAATGGAGATCATCGCACACGATCAACACGTCGTCATTGTTCAGTTTATAAAAATCGCGGGCGGCCAGCACGCTCATGCCGCTGCGGTTCATGTACGTATGCGGCCACAACAGCAAGGTGCGCTCGACACTGATCGCGATGTCGGCCAGTTCCCCTTGGAATGCGGCTTTCGTCCCCTGGCTGCCGGCGCGGCGGGCCAGTTCCGCCAGCACCATGTAGCCCACGTTGTGCCGGGTACCTTCGTACTTGCGCCCCGGATTTCCCAGCCCAACGACCAATTTCATGCTCAGTACATATGCGTCGAATCGCGACAGCCGGCCGACGACGCGGCAAGTTACTCTTCGGTCGCGCTTTCCTCTTCTTCCGCCTTCCGTCCGATGATTTCCGGCTCGGCTGCTTCGCCGGCTTCGCCCTCTTCGGTCTCTTCCTTGGCCAGCGCACAATGGACGATGACCGTCTCGGGGTCGGTCAGCAGCTTGACCCCCTGCGGCAATTCGATGTTGCTGGCGTGCAGCGATTCGTCGAGTTTCAGCTCGCCGACACGCAGTTCCAGCTTCTCGGGAATGGCGATGGCCAGACACTCGATCTCGACCGTGTGGTGCGATTGCTCGAGGTGGCCCCCCTCTTTCACGCCCGGCGCTTCGCCGCGGAGGATGACCGGCACCTCGATCTGCAAACGCTCGTCCGCCGAGACGCGGGTCAGGTCGATGTGCAGGATATGCGTCCCGAACGGGTCCCATTGCAACTCGCGAATGAACGCCTTTTCCTTCACCGCGCCTTCCAGGTCGACGACGCGGGCACCATGCCGCAGCGCCGCGCTGAGCTGATCGGCGGCCACCTTCAGGCTGAGCGTCTGTTCGCCGTGCCCGTAGAGTACGGCCGGCACGCTGCCGGCGTTGCGCAGGCGGCGATTATTGCGTTTGCCGTGCGATTCACGCTTTTCAACCTTCAATGCTTCGGACATCGATCCATTCCCTCGTGGCCCATCCGTCGTGGCGACGGCCTGCAATCCGCTGTGTTTCGTGGTCGCGACCGATCCTGGCCGCCTTCGTCTGCCCGCCTGGCAGAGGCCGTACGTGAACGGGCGGCCCAACAGAGCCCTCCCGGGACGGCGCGAATCTCGCCATTTTGGCGGAAATTGGCCGGAATGCAACCCCGCCTTGCGGCTTTGATGCCGCATCGACGACGGGCCAGGTGACTGAGGGGGGATCCGTCGGACCACGACCGCTGGCGTATCCCGGTTTTGGCCAAGATCCCAGGCTCGAGCCGACATTCAGTCGTTGATGAGCTCTCCCTTTTTGGCGATCGACGCCTCGATCACCTGGATGGCGGACTCGGCCACCGACTTGATTTGGTATTCGAGCGATTCATCCGCGTTGTTCAGAGGGGGTTCGAGAGGGGATGAAGCAAAGGTTTTGAGAATCGGCAGAGTCGCCGCGGCTCGGGCGTCGAAGAACTGCAGGTAAAAGGCCGCCTCGCGTCTGGCCCGAAGATCATTTCCTTCAAGCACTTCGATCATTGTTCGCACGGTGGTCTCGGCATCGCCGTCAATCGCCCAAAGGGCCCAGGCGGCCACGGCGCGTACTTCGCCCACCGGATCGTCCAGGAGAGTTCGCAATCGCGGGACAGCGTCGGCCAGCTTCCGCTCGCCGACGCATCCAACGGCCCATTTACGGAACTGGCTATCGCGCTCGTCGAGGCCCGCGAGAAAGATTCTCTCGGCCGCCGGGTGCCGCTGGTTCGACTTGCGGACGATTTCCTGAAGTGCAATCAACACGGCGTAGCGTATGCCAGTGTCAGAATCGTTTGACTGCTCGGCAATCGCATCGATGGATGGGACCGCGTCGGCCCCCATTCGTCCCAGGGCGCCCAGGGCAGAGATTCGTTCCGTCCGCTGCACCTCGGGAACAATGTGACTAATAAGCGCCGTCCGCGACTGCTCCGTGACAGGTCGGAATCGGGCCAAGGCTTCGGCCGACTTGTGCCGCCACCCTCTAGGTGAGCGGCGATCCTTCAGGATTCGGATCAACTCAGCTTCCGCTTCGGCACGGTCGGGCAAACGTGCAAGATTCGCATAGATCACGTCGCTCCATGACCAGGTGACAATCACGCGCGATCGCGGCATTTCGGAATCGAGAAGATACTGCACCGCTGCCACGGGGTTTGATGGCGGAACAATGACATTTTGGATGTGTACCTCGACTTCGGCCCCTGCCAACGCGACGCGATGCTTCAGCAGCAGCGGAGGTTTTTCTTCGCGCTCCTGCCGCGCGTTAGGACGGTCGACGCTTTCGACGCGGATCAGGCAAGGACCCTCGGGCACTGGACCAGCGGTGAAATTTCCCTCGCCATCGACGATGGCGGCATCGTAGGTGCGATATTCGAACTCGTCGCCCGTCTCGGCTCCCACTTCGATCGTGGCGATAAGAAGATCCGCATCGCGCGGATCGAGCGCCTTAGCATCTCGCTCCATGTGGCCGACAATGCGGGTTCCCACGGGGCTGCCGATCCGCACCCTTTGGATTTCGCCGTCGGCGGCCGAGACGCTGAATTCCGCGAGCGTGACGTGCGCGCTATACGAAAGCAGCCCGTTTTGCAGTTGCTTTACAGCGTTGACGAGGAATCGGCCCGGCGGAAACCGTCCTTGTGCTCGGCGCGACTCGTCGAGGTTTATCTCGATCGTGGATCGCAAGTGCAGTTGATGATCGATCTCGCCAACGGGCGAGACGTAGAGCCGCGACCCGACAAGATCGATGTCGCGCGCCAGTTCGAAGTTCACCACCTGGCGCTCGGGCAACCGTAACATCAATTCCGTACGGTTCGCGGGAAGTTCGATGCCCCACGTTTCGCCGCCGACGGCGAACATGAGCCGGGACGCCAGCGGGTCGCCGCGCAAGCGAAAGCGCCCTTCACGGTCGCTGACCGCCAGATTGCTGAGATACAGGTCCTCGACGTAACGATCGGATCGCGAGAGCAGCAGATGCGAATCAGCCAGCGGCATTCCCTGGTGGTCGGCCAGGCGACCAGTGATCGTCTTCGTCGCCCAGCTCTCGGGCGCTTCACGCGAGAGGACGTGATTTGTGCCCCAAGGGGTCAGGAGCGGCTCGAAGGGTTTGAGGTCAACGGGGCCCGCATCAACATCACCGCGGGCCAAGGGCGCCGCCGAGGTAGCAGTGATGAGGAGGAACGCGACGATCGCTATTCGCCGTTGCATGGCCGTCTCCACGTCCGCAGGCAACCGCACGACCCTTCACGCGTCACACAAACAGCCGGCTCACCGATTCGTTACGGTGGATGCGCTTGATCGCCTCACCCAAGAGGGGCGCCACCGTCAGCACGTTGATCTTCGCGGGTCCTTTCTCGGGCGGCGGCGCCGCCAGGGGAATCGTATCGGTGATGATCAGGCTTTCGATCGGCGACGCTTGCAGCCGCTCGATCGCCCCGCCGCACAGCACGCCGTGCGTGGCCGCTACGAAGATTTTCTTGGCCCCGGCGTCGTGCAGCTTCTGGGCGGCGCCGCAAATGCTGCCGGCGGTACTGATCATGTCGTCGAACATCAGGGCCACTTTGCCGGCCACCGGCCCGCCGATGATGTTTTCCTGGCGTGTTTTTTCGGCGCTGCTGCGCCGCTTGTCGACGATGGCCAGCCGGCCTCCCAGGCGCTTGGCATGGCCCAGGGCCCGCTTGATGCTCCCTTCGTCGGGGCTGACGACGACCATGTCGTCTTCGTCGATCCCCATCTTCAAGAAGTAATCGTTCAGCACCGGCGCCGCGTACAAGTGATCGACCGGAACGTCGAAGAACCCTTGAATCTGCGCGGCGTGCAGATCCATCGTCAGCACGCGATCGGCCCCGGCCCGCGTGATCAGGTTGGCCACCAGCTTGGCCGTGATCGGCACGCGCCCCTCGTCCTTGCGGTCCTGCCGGGCATAGCCGTAATAGGGCATGACGGCCGTCACGCGCTCGGCACTGGCGCGCTTGCAACTCTCGATCATGATCAAGAGTTCCATCAGGTTGTCGTT
The sequence above is drawn from the Pirellulales bacterium genome and encodes:
- the rplI gene encoding 50S ribosomal protein L9, translating into MAAKASAPAAPNAKSAPKPKKPKTRGRLPRGQHGGIELLLIQAVDHLGKQGDVVEVKPGYAKNYLLPQGLATIATDHHKRMVEKHRARLQEIQNARLAGLRQLADLLAQQSITIEANANDEGHLYGSVGASDIVGALKRNDFTVTADQIRLKGPLKELGLYTVNVHIGHEIETELKVWVVPTVTDEEAATPKPQA
- the ssb gene encoding single-stranded DNA-binding protein, with amino-acid sequence MASFNRVILVGNLTRDPELRYTPTNTPVTEIGLAVNDRRKNANGEWIEETTFVDVTLWARTAEVASEYLTKGSPVLIEGRLKLDTWETDGQKRSKLRVVGERMQMLGGRGSGEGGGGGGRRGGTSAGRSGGGGGGGPQYDESEYGPPADVYGGSEGRGGGGSKQNDDIPF
- the rpsF gene encoding 30S ribosomal protein S6; its protein translation is MAENAYEGLFIFDSNRYARDPAGVSGQIAAMVEKYDGTILANRLWEERRLAYPINGQRKGTYWLTYFRLDSKHLESLRRDCQINETILRELMLKVDPRIIDALVAHTQAATDAAKARRPAPAPAAAAKTDDLEVPDLGNAE
- the pth gene encoding aminoacyl-tRNA hydrolase — its product is MKLVVGLGNPGRKYEGTRHNVGYMVLAELARRAGSQGTKAAFQGELADIAISVERTLLLWPHTYMNRSGMSVLAARDFYKLNNDDVLIVCDDLHLPLGKLRFRPQGSAGGQKGLADVIRVLGTEDVPRLRIGIDEAPPGWNAADYVLARFSKQDQSVIDEAIVRGAEGVETWVRRGIQECMNQYN
- a CDS encoding 50S ribosomal protein L25 encodes the protein MSEALKVEKRESHGKRNNRRLRNAGSVPAVLYGHGEQTLSLKVAADQLSAALRHGARVVDLEGAVKEKAFIRELQWDPFGTHILHIDLTRVSADERLQIEVPVILRGEAPGVKEGGHLEQSHHTVEIECLAIAIPEKLELRVGELKLDESLHASNIELPQGVKLLTDPETVIVHCALAKEETEEGEAGEAAEPEIIGRKAEEEESATEE
- a CDS encoding HEAT repeat domain-containing protein, with the translated sequence MQRRIAIVAFLLITATSAAPLARGDVDAGPVDLKPFEPLLTPWGTNHVLSREAPESWATKTITGRLADHQGMPLADSHLLLSRSDRYVEDLYLSNLAVSDREGRFRLRGDPLASRLMFAVGGETWGIELPANRTELMLRLPERQVVNFELARDIDLVGSRLYVSPVGEIDHQLHLRSTIEINLDESRRAQGRFPPGRFLVNAVKQLQNGLLSYSAHVTLAEFSVSAADGEIQRVRIGSPVGTRIVGHMERDAKALDPRDADLLIATIEVGAETGDEFEYRTYDAAIVDGEGNFTAGPVPEGPCLIRVESVDRPNARQEREEKPPLLLKHRVALAGAEVEVHIQNVIVPPSNPVAAVQYLLDSEMPRSRVIVTWSWSDVIYANLARLPDRAEAEAELIRILKDRRSPRGWRHKSAEALARFRPVTEQSRTALISHIVPEVQRTERISALGALGRMGADAVPSIDAIAEQSNDSDTGIRYAVLIALQEIVRKSNQRHPAAERIFLAGLDERDSQFRKWAVGCVGERKLADAVPRLRTLLDDPVGEVRAVAAWALWAIDGDAETTVRTMIEVLEGNDLRARREAAFYLQFFDARAAATLPILKTFASSPLEPPLNNADESLEYQIKSVAESAIQVIEASIAKKGELIND
- a CDS encoding ribose-phosphate pyrophosphokinase, which gives rise to MNGLKIFSGRANPALARRICEYLGLPIGAISMGNFPDGEISCKIDEDVRGRDVFLVQPTCPPVNDNLMELLIMIESCKRASAERVTAVMPYYGYARQDRKDEGRVPITAKLVANLITRAGADRVLTMDLHAAQIQGFFDVPVDHLYAAPVLNDYFLKMGIDEDDMVVVSPDEGSIKRALGHAKRLGGRLAIVDKRRSSAEKTRQENIIGGPVAGKVALMFDDMISTAGSICGAAQKLHDAGAKKIFVAATHGVLCGGAIERLQASPIESLIITDTIPLAAPPPEKGPAKINVLTVAPLLGEAIKRIHRNESVSRLFV